In Streptomyces sp. NBC_00483, a single window of DNA contains:
- a CDS encoding GNAT family N-acetyltransferase: MDEVYLRRLSRWQAEQQREEVADVYVAAYRAAAGSEYRDRTSFQRRFEQHVRHDGFDMVVADSPGVVGCAYGYRLERDGAWWSDYPVEVTRQTEELTASGRVFVLTQLMVLPAHRHRGVATRLGDLLFARHTQDLVVAGVDGYRRAAGVGQLLRAWGWKALPASGPGAEESGREVWTRGPLR, encoded by the coding sequence ATGGACGAGGTGTATCTGCGCAGGCTCAGCCGATGGCAGGCCGAACAGCAGCGGGAGGAGGTTGCCGATGTGTACGTCGCGGCGTACCGCGCAGCGGCCGGGTCCGAGTACCGGGACCGGACGAGCTTCCAGCGCCGCTTCGAGCAGCATGTGCGGCACGACGGGTTCGACATGGTCGTCGCCGACTCGCCCGGCGTCGTCGGCTGCGCCTACGGGTACCGCCTGGAGCGCGACGGGGCGTGGTGGTCCGACTACCCCGTCGAGGTGACACGGCAGACGGAGGAACTCACCGCGTCAGGGCGGGTGTTCGTGCTCACCCAACTGATGGTGCTGCCCGCGCACCGCCACCGCGGCGTCGCGACCCGCCTCGGGGATCTGCTGTTCGCCCGCCACACCCAGGACCTCGTGGTGGCCGGTGTGGACGGGTACAGGCGCGCGGCCGGGGTCGGGCAGCTGCTCCGGGCGTGGGGCTGGAAGGCGCTGCCGGCCTCGGGACCGGGCGCGGAGGAATCGGGCCGAGAGGTGTGGACGCGCGGGCCTCTACGGTGA
- a CDS encoding amino acid permease yields the protein MTSDASGATDGQQSAVAAGSDEERLAQLGYTQVLARRMSGFSNYAVSFTIISVLSGCLTLYLFGMNTGGPVLITWGWVAVGLMTLFVGLAMAEICSAYPTSAGLYFWAYKLAPERSAAAWAWFTGWFNVLGQVAVTAGIDFGAASFLGAYLNLQFGFEVTPGRTILLFAGILLLHGLLNTFGVRIVAFLNSVSVWWHVLGVALIVGALAFVPDSHQSASFVFGEFVNNTGWGSGVYVVLIGLLMAQYTFTGYDASAHMTEETHDASTAGPKGIVRSIWTSWIAGFVLLLGFTFAIQSYQGALESPTGAPPAQILLDALGATAGKLLLLVVIGAQLFCGMASVTANSRMIYAFSRDGALPFSRVWHTVSPRTRTPVAAVWLAAAGALVLGLPYLINVTAYAAVTSIAVIGLYIAYVIPTLLRLRKGDAFERGPWHLGRWSTVIGVVAVSWVVVITILFMLPQVSPVTWETFNYAPIAVLVVLGFAGTWWAVSARHWFLR from the coding sequence ATGACAAGTGATGCCAGCGGAGCCACTGACGGGCAGCAGTCGGCCGTGGCCGCGGGCTCCGACGAGGAGCGCCTCGCCCAGCTCGGCTACACGCAGGTCCTCGCCCGCCGCATGTCGGGCTTCTCGAACTACGCCGTCTCCTTCACGATCATCTCGGTCCTCTCGGGCTGTCTGACGCTGTATCTGTTCGGCATGAACACGGGCGGTCCCGTGCTCATCACCTGGGGCTGGGTCGCCGTCGGCCTGATGACCCTCTTCGTGGGCCTGGCGATGGCCGAGATCTGCTCGGCGTATCCGACGTCGGCGGGGTTGTATTTCTGGGCGTACAAGCTCGCGCCGGAGCGCAGCGCGGCGGCGTGGGCCTGGTTCACGGGTTGGTTCAACGTGCTCGGTCAGGTGGCGGTGACCGCCGGCATCGACTTCGGCGCGGCGTCCTTCCTGGGCGCGTATCTGAACCTGCAGTTCGGCTTCGAGGTGACGCCAGGCCGCACGATCCTCCTCTTCGCCGGGATCCTGCTGCTGCACGGCCTCCTCAACACCTTCGGCGTACGCATCGTCGCGTTCCTCAACAGCGTCAGCGTGTGGTGGCACGTGCTGGGTGTCGCGCTGATCGTCGGCGCGCTCGCCTTCGTGCCGGACAGCCACCAGTCGGCGTCCTTCGTCTTCGGCGAGTTCGTGAACAACACCGGCTGGGGCAGCGGTGTGTACGTCGTCCTCATCGGGCTGCTGATGGCGCAGTACACCTTCACCGGATACGACGCGTCGGCCCATATGACGGAGGAGACGCACGACGCGTCCACGGCGGGGCCGAAGGGCATCGTCCGCTCGATCTGGACGTCGTGGATCGCCGGCTTCGTCCTCCTGCTCGGCTTCACCTTCGCCATCCAGTCGTATCAGGGGGCGCTGGAGTCCCCCACGGGCGCGCCGCCCGCCCAGATCCTCCTGGACGCCCTCGGCGCGACGGCCGGAAAGCTGCTGCTCCTGGTCGTGATCGGCGCCCAGCTGTTCTGCGGGATGGCGTCCGTGACCGCCAACAGCCGCATGATCTACGCCTTCTCGCGCGACGGCGCCCTGCCGTTCTCCCGCGTCTGGCACACGGTCAGCCCGCGCACCCGCACCCCCGTCGCGGCGGTCTGGCTCGCGGCGGCGGGCGCCCTGGTCCTCGGCCTGCCCTACCTGATCAACGTCACCGCGTACGCGGCCGTGACCTCGATCGCCGTCATCGGCCTCTACATCGCGTACGTCATCCCGACGCTGTTGCGGTTGCGCAAGGGCGACGCGTTCGAGCGGGGTCCGTGGCACCTGGGCCGCTGGTCGACGGTGATCGGTGTGGTGGCGGTGTCCTGGGTCGTCGTCATCACGATCCTCTTCATGCTGCCGCAGGTCTCCCCGGTCACCTGGGAGACCTTCAACTACGCCCCGATCGCGGTCCTCGTGGTCCTCGGTTTCGCGGGCACCTGGTGGGCGGTCTCGGCCCGGCACTGGTTCCTGCGCTGA
- a CDS encoding ANTAR domain-containing protein produces MTREGMAEVLRCLRPGSDRDPAAAGARALGVEGVAVSVFGQSPAEADSTRAPEPLWCSPELSLRFEELQFTLGEGPGPDATRAGIPVLEPDLQRVRPDRWPVLLPAARQLGVHGVCCFPLALGGARLGLLTLLCGGDGPLSDRQLRDTNTLTAALIAALLGDRGPAGQRIGSNGNAVDDDRLWPPEGLQRAVVHQATGMLSVQLGTSMADALVRLRASAYGSERSLGDVAEDIVARRLRFDDGTQDDGNGPHLPESGEG; encoded by the coding sequence GTGACCCGCGAGGGCATGGCCGAGGTTCTGCGGTGTCTGCGCCCGGGGAGCGACAGGGATCCCGCGGCGGCGGGCGCGCGGGCCCTGGGAGTCGAGGGCGTTGCCGTGTCCGTGTTCGGTCAATCCCCGGCTGAGGCGGACAGCACGCGGGCGCCCGAGCCGCTCTGGTGTTCCCCCGAACTGAGCCTGCGGTTCGAGGAGTTGCAGTTCACCCTCGGCGAGGGGCCCGGGCCCGATGCCACGCGCGCCGGGATCCCGGTCCTTGAACCGGATCTTCAGCGGGTGCGGCCCGATCGCTGGCCCGTGCTGCTGCCCGCCGCGCGGCAACTCGGGGTGCACGGCGTGTGCTGCTTCCCCTTGGCTCTGGGTGGCGCACGGCTCGGGCTGCTGACCCTGCTGTGCGGCGGGGACGGCCCTCTCAGCGACAGACAGCTCAGGGACACGAACACGCTGACCGCCGCCCTGATCGCGGCGCTGCTCGGGGACCGGGGACCGGCCGGGCAGCGGATCGGGAGCAACGGGAACGCCGTGGACGACGACCGGCTGTGGCCGCCCGAAGGGCTGCAGCGGGCCGTGGTGCACCAGGCCACGGGCATGCTCAGCGTCCAGCTGGGCACCTCGATGGCCGACGCACTGGTGCGGCTGCGCGCCTCGGCGTACGGCAGCGAGCGTTCCCTCGGCGACGTCGCGGAGGACATCGTGGCCCGACGGCTGCGCTTCGACGACGGAACCCAAGACGATGGCAACGGGCCTCATTTGCCCGAGAGTGGAGAGGGATGA
- a CDS encoding GAF and ANTAR domain-containing protein, with protein sequence MISMAREQRLAEVFVEIADSLIDDFDVLDLLQRLSARCVELLDVSAAGILLADPQGELQVIAASDEHTRLLELFARQHDQGPCVECFRSGAARTNIDLRRPESAADWPYFTPRAHEIGFRATHAIPLRLRDRVVGALNLFQRTERRLGVDEIALAQALADVATITILQQRTLEQSHVENTQLNTALTSRILVEQVKGVLAERWDTSVDEAFAAFRSYARSNHLRLTELARRVVDGTFDTAVIPAPDTTDVTP encoded by the coding sequence ATGATCAGCATGGCCCGGGAACAGCGACTCGCCGAAGTGTTCGTCGAGATCGCGGACTCGCTCATCGACGACTTCGACGTACTCGACCTCTTGCAGCGGCTCTCCGCGCGCTGCGTGGAACTCCTCGACGTCTCGGCCGCCGGCATTCTGCTCGCCGACCCACAGGGAGAACTCCAGGTCATCGCCGCGTCGGACGAGCACACGCGGCTCCTTGAGCTGTTCGCCCGGCAGCACGACCAGGGGCCGTGCGTGGAGTGCTTCCGCAGTGGCGCGGCCCGGACGAACATCGACCTGAGGCGTCCGGAATCGGCCGCGGACTGGCCGTACTTCACGCCGCGGGCCCACGAGATCGGGTTCCGGGCGACGCATGCGATCCCGCTGCGGCTGCGCGACCGGGTGGTCGGTGCCCTGAACCTCTTTCAGCGGACCGAACGCCGCTTGGGAGTGGACGAGATCGCCCTCGCCCAGGCGCTGGCGGACGTCGCCACGATCACGATCCTGCAGCAGCGCACGCTGGAGCAGTCCCACGTCGAGAACACGCAGCTGAACACCGCGCTGACCAGCCGCATCCTGGTGGAGCAGGTCAAGGGTGTGCTCGCCGAGCGCTGGGACACCTCGGTCGACGAGGCGTTCGCCGCGTTCCGGTCCTATGCCCGCTCCAACCATCTGCGGCTTACGGAGCTCGCCAGGCGTGTCGTCGACGGCACGTTCGACACCGCGGTGATCCCGGCCCCGGACACCACCGACGTCACCCCGTGA
- a CDS encoding DEAD/DEAH box helicase, giving the protein MSISTENTIDQAVENDIDIDAVGTETVDTDTVDIIENDEPTQTFADLGLPEAVVRKLAQNGVTTPFPIQAATIPDALAGKDILGRGRTGSGKTLSFGLPTMARLAGARSDKHKPRAVILTPTRELAMQVADALQPYGDQVGLKMKVVCGGTSMGNQIYALERGVDILVATPGRLRDLINRGACDLSNIEVAVLDEADQMSDLGFLPEVTELLDQVPAGGQRMLFSATMENEIKTLVSRYLKDPVSHEVDSAQGNVTTMSHHILVVKPKDKAPVTAAIASRKGRTIIFVRTQLGADRIAEQLCDAGVKADALHGGMTQGARTRVLEDFKKGYVNALVATDVAARGIHVDDIDLVLNVDPAGDHKDYLHRAGRTARAGRTGTVVSLSLPHQRRQIFRLMEDAGVDAGRHIIQGGAAFDPEVAEITGARSMTEVEAESAGNAAQQAEREVTDLTKQLERATRRASELREQADRLTARAARDRGEDEEGVAAAVTAAQEAAAEQVAQAAAAAEAPQREERSFSDQPRQRRDERGNFERRDNRGGDRGGFRRDDRGGDKGGFRRDDRGGDKGGFRRDNDRGGRSFERRDNDRGGRSFERRDDRGGDRGGFRRDDRGGDKGGFRRDDRRDGDRGGRSFERRDDRGGDRGGDRGGDRGGFRRDNDRGGFNRDDRGGRSFERRDNDRGGFRRDDRPSGHRGSDRPFNRDRQGDRPSGGHRPYGRRDDHRGAGSGSGSGSGSSFGRRDDKPRWKRNG; this is encoded by the coding sequence ATGTCCATTTCCACTGAGAACACCATCGACCAGGCCGTCGAGAACGACATCGACATCGACGCGGTCGGCACCGAAACGGTCGACACCGACACGGTCGACATCATCGAGAACGACGAGCCCACCCAGACGTTCGCCGACCTCGGTCTCCCCGAGGCCGTCGTCCGCAAGCTCGCGCAGAACGGTGTGACCACCCCGTTCCCGATCCAGGCCGCGACCATCCCGGACGCCCTGGCCGGCAAGGACATCCTCGGCCGTGGCCGCACCGGCTCCGGCAAGACCCTCTCGTTCGGTCTGCCGACGATGGCCCGCCTGGCCGGCGCCCGCAGCGACAAGCACAAGCCGCGCGCCGTCATCCTCACCCCGACCCGTGAGCTCGCCATGCAGGTCGCGGACGCCCTGCAGCCCTACGGCGACCAGGTCGGCCTCAAGATGAAGGTCGTCTGCGGCGGTACGTCGATGGGCAACCAGATCTACGCCCTGGAGCGCGGCGTCGACATCCTCGTCGCCACCCCGGGCCGCCTGCGCGACCTCATCAACCGCGGCGCCTGCGACCTGAGCAACATCGAGGTCGCCGTCCTCGACGAGGCCGACCAGATGTCCGACCTGGGCTTCCTGCCCGAGGTCACCGAGCTGCTCGACCAGGTTCCGGCCGGCGGCCAGCGCATGCTCTTCTCCGCCACCATGGAGAACGAGATCAAGACGCTCGTCAGCCGCTACCTGAAGGACCCGGTCTCCCACGAGGTCGACAGCGCCCAGGGCAACGTCACGACGATGTCGCACCACATCCTCGTCGTGAAGCCCAAGGACAAGGCGCCGGTCACCGCGGCCATCGCCTCCCGCAAGGGCCGCACCATCATCTTCGTCCGCACCCAGCTGGGCGCCGACCGCATCGCCGAGCAGCTCTGCGACGCCGGTGTGAAGGCCGACGCGCTGCACGGCGGCATGACGCAGGGCGCGCGTACCCGTGTCCTCGAGGACTTCAAGAAGGGCTACGTCAACGCGCTCGTCGCCACCGACGTCGCCGCCCGAGGCATCCACGTCGACGACATCGACCTGGTCCTGAACGTGGACCCGGCCGGCGACCACAAGGACTACCTGCACCGCGCGGGCCGCACGGCGCGTGCCGGCCGCACCGGCACGGTCGTCTCCCTGTCGCTGCCGCACCAGCGCCGCCAGATCTTCCGCCTCATGGAGGACGCGGGCGTCGACGCCGGTCGTCACATCATCCAGGGCGGCGCCGCCTTCGACCCGGAGGTCGCCGAGATCACCGGTGCCCGCTCCATGACCGAGGTCGAGGCCGAGTCCGCGGGCAACGCCGCGCAGCAGGCCGAGCGTGAGGTCACCGACCTGACCAAGCAGCTGGAGCGCGCCACCCGTCGCGCCTCCGAGCTGCGCGAGCAGGCCGACCGCCTCACCGCCCGCGCCGCCCGTGACCGCGGCGAGGACGAGGAGGGCGTGGCCGCGGCGGTCACCGCCGCCCAGGAGGCCGCCGCCGAGCAGGTCGCCCAGGCTGCCGCTGCCGCCGAGGCGCCGCAGCGCGAGGAGCGTTCGTTCTCGGACCAGCCGCGTCAGCGCCGCGACGAGCGGGGCAACTTCGAGCGCCGTGACAACCGTGGCGGCGACCGTGGTGGCTTCCGTCGCGACGACCGTGGCGGCGACAAGGGCGGCTTCCGTCGCGACGACCGCGGCGGCGACAAGGGCGGCTTCCGCCGGGACAACGACCGTGGTGGGCGCTCCTTCGAGCGTCGCGACAACGACCGTGGCGGCCGTTCTTTCGAGCGTCGTGACGACCGCGGCGGCGACCGTGGCGGCTTCCGTCGCGACGACCGCGGCGGCGACAAGGGCGGCTTCCGCCGCGACGACCGCCGGGACGGCGACCGTGGTGGCCGTTCTTTCGAGCGTCGTGACGACCGGGGCGGCGACCGCGGTGGCGACCGTGGCGGCGACCGAGGTGGCTTCCGCCGGGACAACGACCGCGGCGGCTTCAACCGCGACGACCGTGGCGGCCGTTCCTTCGAGCGCCGTGACAACGACCGTGGCGGCTTCCGCCGCGACGACCGTCCCTCGGGCCACCGGGGCAGCGACCGTCCGTTCAACCGCGACCGCCAGGGCGACCGCCCCTCCGGCGGCCACCGCCCCTACGGCCGTCGTGACGACCACCGTGGCGCCGGCTCGGGCTCCGGCTCCGGCTCGGGTTCGTCCTTCGGCCGCCGCGACGACAAGCCGCGCTGGAAGCGCAACGGCTGA
- a CDS encoding DUF5994 family protein has protein sequence MNAPTAHRSSATDGGTDAYPPVRLALRPPTFPPGPVCGAWWPRSDDLSAELAALTDVFDASRGLVTRIASSRGSWPKEPRILPVTGHTVTATWCVSGLDPHTIRLFSHGVGRWDLLVVPPRSTPDEAARLMIAAADPALRLTGTALMAIEGCPSA, from the coding sequence ATGAACGCACCCACCGCTCACCGCAGTTCGGCCACCGACGGTGGGACCGACGCCTACCCGCCCGTCCGGCTTGCCCTGCGCCCGCCGACCTTTCCGCCGGGGCCGGTGTGCGGAGCCTGGTGGCCCCGCAGCGACGATCTGTCCGCCGAACTGGCCGCGCTCACCGATGTGTTCGACGCGTCGCGCGGGCTCGTGACCAGGATCGCGTCCAGTCGGGGAAGCTGGCCGAAGGAGCCGCGGATCCTGCCGGTGACGGGGCACACGGTCACGGCCACGTGGTGCGTGTCAGGCCTCGACCCGCACACGATCCGGCTCTTCTCGCACGGTGTCGGCCGCTGGGACCTGCTCGTCGTCCCACCGCGCAGTACGCCCGACGAGGCCGCCCGCCTGATGATCGCGGCGGCCGACCCCGCCCTCCGCCTCACCGGGACCGCGTTGATGGCGATCGAGGGCTGCCCCTCCGCTTGA
- a CDS encoding metallopeptidase family protein, producing the protein MLEMTRETFEELVAEALDRIPPELTRLMDNVAVFVEDEPPAEDPELLGLYEGTPLTERGEWYAGVLPDRITIYRGPTLRMCESTEDVVTETEVTVVHEIAHHFGIDDARLHALGYG; encoded by the coding sequence GTGCTGGAGATGACGCGCGAGACGTTCGAGGAACTGGTCGCCGAAGCGCTGGACCGGATCCCGCCCGAGCTGACCCGACTCATGGACAACGTGGCCGTGTTCGTGGAGGACGAGCCGCCCGCAGAGGACCCCGAGCTGCTCGGGCTCTACGAAGGGACCCCGCTGACCGAGCGGGGCGAGTGGTACGCGGGGGTGCTGCCGGACCGGATCACCATCTACCGGGGGCCGACGCTGCGGATGTGCGAGTCGACGGAGGACGTGGTCACGGAGACCGAGGTGACCGTGGTGCACGAGATCGCGCACCACTTCGGGATCGACGACGCGCGGCTGCACGCGCTCGGATACGGGTGA
- a CDS encoding STAS domain-containing protein has product MSSHSDLHESTVRSAFPVQFDDCRVVRAHGELDVTTVPRLERALRQVRTGPGRLRLIVDLSAVTFADGSILEPLCEAWAESRARHGWTRVVYTRSATSLVFRAGGLADRFPGYASVQEARHGAGGHRARYNGER; this is encoded by the coding sequence ATGAGCTCTCATTCCGATCTGCACGAATCGACCGTCCGGTCGGCGTTCCCCGTCCAGTTCGACGACTGCCGTGTGGTGCGCGCGCACGGTGAGCTGGACGTGACCACCGTGCCCCGCTTGGAGCGGGCCCTGCGCCAGGTCCGTACCGGGCCAGGCCGGCTCCGTCTCATCGTGGACCTGAGCGCGGTGACCTTCGCGGACGGCAGCATCCTTGAACCGCTGTGCGAAGCATGGGCCGAGAGCCGGGCGCGGCACGGCTGGACCCGCGTCGTCTACACCAGGTCGGCGACCTCCCTGGTCTTCCGGGCCGGTGGCCTCGCCGACCGGTTCCCGGGATACGCGAGCGTTCAGGAAGCCCGGCACGGGGCGGGAGGGCACAGGGCTCGGTACAACGGAGAGCGGTGA
- a CDS encoding DUF5994 family protein: MTATTTSTHTAVPPPSSAARVALKSSTGRGLLDGAWWPRSRDLAAELPGLADVLDPLWGRITRVAVNPMLWPVVPRKVTVHNRVMKIGWFTPELDPHKLLLLTYGTGRFDLLVIPPETDDASAERLMAAACAPDGPPLTATDLMAAETARLQGAEVLDRAQSAQESWEYEGGATSTHAVPTAAGR; encoded by the coding sequence ATGACCGCGACCACCACGTCCACGCACACCGCCGTTCCGCCTCCGTCCTCTGCCGCACGTGTGGCGCTCAAGTCCTCTACAGGCCGTGGCTTGCTCGACGGCGCCTGGTGGCCCCGTTCACGCGACCTTGCCGCCGAACTCCCCGGCCTGGCGGACGTACTCGATCCGCTGTGGGGTCGGATCACGCGCGTCGCCGTCAATCCGATGCTCTGGCCCGTCGTCCCGCGCAAGGTGACCGTCCACAACCGCGTCATGAAGATCGGCTGGTTCACCCCCGAACTCGACCCGCACAAGCTGCTGTTGCTGACCTACGGGACCGGCCGCTTCGACCTCCTGGTGATCCCGCCCGAGACGGACGACGCGAGCGCCGAGCGGCTCATGGCCGCCGCCTGCGCCCCGGACGGGCCGCCGCTGACCGCCACCGATCTCATGGCCGCCGAGACCGCGCGCCTGCAAGGCGCCGAGGTGCTCGACCGGGCGCAGAGCGCGCAGGAGTCATGGGAGTACGAGGGCGGCGCGACGTCCACCCACGCCGTCCCCACGGCCGCGGGGCGGTGA
- a CDS encoding NucA/NucB deoxyribonuclease domain-containing protein, protein MLFRRRTTVVTALSAVLLALSVLPAQAADTPEDPGQATSLKPGDAYVITDPKLVADPQKVVDALSADGDLGRLDLKPTSGPSAQPENRTKDAAGRSYTVPSERFNRGRKPADPYQYIDNVDECAANDSSSNDGGWIKNRFSYCQRHVIAIPAIQCGLWPPGCYIKGWFVSRNTIIGKAKIGGWFDSSYYRYADFDLDVDVWSSTGHFNKPGATMKAELDCDGTWKSGNGSAEDACDSGMYEGRTASPGAWKRDGKTKFDLVSFASSPPSAAAGEQIANADFRPKYEFTIPGYDQFQPTDGEEGKLRFDSAAYLRRGNMGAVFSDTTPALRYDRSDTSDPSAPGEPYLGVAAVANHIGDARNDPDSTLPPKSDKNLPGAEATDPLHRLVPAAGTTQRTRVRDNRNVVRGYCNGGDVPGGPADGVQCDEYPFASSYEGAARYMYDGTQYEYDYSVKYIDSQENEEAGRRLNAWYENDRIIDNDAFVIAIGD, encoded by the coding sequence ATGTTGTTCCGCAGAAGAACGACGGTCGTCACAGCCCTGTCGGCCGTGCTGCTCGCTCTGTCCGTGCTGCCTGCCCAGGCCGCCGACACTCCAGAGGACCCGGGACAGGCCACCTCTCTCAAGCCCGGTGACGCGTATGTCATCACCGACCCGAAGCTGGTCGCAGACCCGCAGAAGGTCGTCGACGCCCTGTCCGCCGACGGGGATCTGGGCCGGCTCGACCTCAAGCCCACCAGCGGCCCGTCCGCCCAGCCCGAGAACCGGACCAAGGACGCTGCCGGCCGCTCCTACACCGTGCCCAGCGAGCGCTTCAACCGCGGCCGCAAGCCCGCCGACCCGTACCAGTACATCGACAACGTCGACGAGTGCGCCGCCAACGACAGCTCCAGCAACGACGGTGGCTGGATCAAGAACCGCTTCTCGTACTGTCAGCGGCACGTCATCGCCATCCCGGCGATCCAGTGCGGCTTGTGGCCTCCGGGCTGCTACATCAAGGGTTGGTTCGTCTCCCGCAACACCATCATCGGCAAGGCCAAGATCGGCGGATGGTTCGACAGCAGCTACTACCGCTACGCCGACTTCGACCTCGATGTCGACGTGTGGAGTTCCACCGGGCACTTCAACAAGCCGGGCGCCACGATGAAGGCGGAACTCGACTGCGACGGCACGTGGAAGAGCGGTAACGGCAGCGCCGAGGACGCCTGCGACAGCGGCATGTACGAGGGCCGTACCGCTTCCCCCGGCGCCTGGAAGAGGGACGGCAAGACCAAGTTCGACCTCGTGTCGTTCGCCTCAAGCCCGCCCAGTGCCGCCGCGGGCGAGCAGATCGCGAATGCCGACTTCCGCCCGAAGTACGAGTTCACGATCCCCGGCTACGACCAGTTCCAGCCCACCGACGGCGAAGAGGGCAAGCTCCGCTTCGACAGCGCGGCCTACCTCCGTCGCGGCAACATGGGCGCGGTCTTCAGCGACACCACACCGGCGCTGCGATACGACCGCAGCGACACCAGCGACCCGAGCGCGCCCGGCGAGCCGTACCTCGGTGTCGCCGCCGTCGCCAACCACATCGGAGACGCCCGGAACGACCCGGACTCCACCTTGCCGCCCAAGAGCGACAAGAACCTGCCCGGAGCGGAGGCCACCGACCCGCTACACCGTCTGGTCCCCGCCGCCGGTACGACTCAGCGCACCCGCGTCCGGGACAACCGCAATGTCGTACGGGGCTACTGCAACGGCGGAGACGTGCCCGGCGGCCCGGCCGACGGGGTTCAGTGCGACGAGTACCCCTTCGCGTCCAGCTACGAAGGCGCGGCCCGCTACATGTACGACGGCACCCAGTACGAGTACGACTACTCGGTGAAGTACATCGACAGCCAGGAGAACGAAGAGGCCGGACGCCGGCTCAACGCCTGGTACGAGAACGACCGCATCATCGACAACGACGCCTTCGTGATCGCCATCGGCGACTGA